From the Pseudomonas monsensis genome, the window CCGGTGGCGTTCCAGATGATCTGCCACACCAGCGGGATATCGCTCAGGTGAACGACACCGAAGATCAGCGCCAGTACGGCGCCAAGCGTCGCACTCCAGCCGACGCCGAGGCCTTTGGGTTGCCAGATGACAAGGGTAATGGTCAGCAGGAAAATCAGTGACGCAGCGAGCATCCGCAACAGCCTTAATAAATGGAAAATAAGCCAAACCACAAAAATGTGGGAACGAGCTTGCTCGCGAAAGCGAACTGTCAGTCACCAAAGGTGTGGCTGATGGCCCTTTCGCGAGTAAGCTCGCTCCCACATGATCTCTGTTTTACCGCCGATCTGACCAGATTATTTCTTGTGTTGCTCCACGAACTGCCCATACGCATTGATGAAATTCTGCAGGAATGGTTTCACCGAGTCGCTCAACTTGCCCGCCTCGTCAAATGCCGAACCCGCGCCACCCAGATACGCTTCCGGCTGCTGCATGCACGGCACATTGAGAAACACGAAGGACTGACGCAGATGCTGGTTGGCGCCAAAACCGCCAATCGCCCCCGGCGACACGCTGATTACCGCACCCGGCTTACCGCTCCAGACGCTTTTGCCATACGGCCGTGAACCCACGTCAATCGCATTCTTCAACGGTGCCGGCACCGAGCGGTTATATTCCGGGGTGACAAACAGCACCGCGTCGGAAGAGCCTACTTCTTGGCGGAAAGTGCTGTAGGCTGCCGGCGGTGAATCGCCGTCAATGTCTTCGTTATAGAGTGGCAGGTCGCCAATTTCGACAATCTTCAGTTTGAGGTTCGCCGGTGCCAG encodes:
- a CDS encoding NADPH-dependent FMN reductase, translating into MSNVYNVAVVVGSLRKASINRKVALALAELAPANLKLKIVEIGDLPLYNEDIDGDSPPAAYSTFRQEVGSSDAVLFVTPEYNRSVPAPLKNAIDVGSRPYGKSVWSGKPGAVISVSPGAIGGFGANQHLRQSFVFLNVPCMQQPEAYLGGAGSAFDEAGKLSDSVKPFLQNFINAYGQFVEQHKK